The Cyanobium sp. ATX 6F1 genome includes a region encoding these proteins:
- a CDS encoding DUF1788 domain-containing protein yields the protein MSSSVAGLDKRLQEILMRPEFLEMRGVAKEVPIFIQTYNPADEDQLRLVVRGVEQHLRKQGLRVKQVDLFELVLQLLEAKGYLDVVLQEEASWSKSDLFDTLQNVAEPTSALVPKLMADLGDDTQVSLITGSGRVYPFLRTHTILEALQPAMVRHPVVIFFPGEYSQDADGGSYLRLFGTSATTKIENPHYRATNLDYFDIKSS from the coding sequence ATGAGCAGCAGCGTCGCCGGCCTCGACAAGCGTCTGCAAGAGATCCTCATGCGGCCGGAGTTCCTTGAGATGCGTGGCGTCGCCAAGGAAGTGCCGATTTTCATTCAGACCTACAACCCCGCCGATGAAGATCAGCTGCGGTTGGTGGTGAGGGGGGTGGAGCAGCACCTGCGCAAGCAGGGTCTGCGAGTGAAGCAGGTGGACCTGTTTGAGCTGGTGCTGCAGCTGCTGGAGGCCAAGGGATACCTGGATGTGGTGCTGCAGGAGGAGGCGAGTTGGAGCAAGAGCGATCTATTCGACACCCTGCAGAACGTGGCTGAACCCACATCGGCCCTGGTGCCCAAGCTGATGGCTGACCTGGGCGATGACACCCAAGTCAGCCTGATCACCGGCTCCGGCCGCGTTTACCCGTTCCTGCGAACCCACACGATCCTGGAGGCACTGCAGCCGGCGATGGTGCGCCATCCGGTGGTGATCTTTTTCCCCGGCGAGTATTCGCAGGACGCCGACGGCGGCTCCTACCTGCGCCTGTTCGGCACCAGTGCCACCACCAAGATCGAAAACCCGCATTACCGCGCCACCAACCTCGACTACTTCGACATCAAGAGCTCATGA
- the brxC gene encoding BREX system P-loop protein BrxC: protein MTASTIRELFAKPVDRPIDGVIKADDERHLEIELDEYVVTREVSKGLGAFTDAYLHNPTANGVWISGFFGSGKSHLLKMLSLMLDGEKRVGEQGRLPVEILLPKVEDEIIRADLKKAAAIPARSLLFNIDQKFDGIGGTHEAPILEVFMKVLNELQGYYGNQGYVAQLEHDLDTRGQFEAFKQTYQRLNGRSWEQDRDALATVTKRSFARAYAEQFGGSEDDAVKVINDAKDSYRLSIEGFAARVKQYLDSQPAGFRLNFFVDEAGQFIGQERSRLLNLQTVVESLATATDGRAAVFITSQADLENILGQVKFEQADDLSKIQGRFKTKLTLASADVQEVIQRRLLAKTPDEPEQLIEIYEQEKDNFTTLFRFGDGSLQLKGWGDCQSFCGLYPFHPYQLSLFQQAIQSLAAHSVFEGRNMAVGERSMLSVFQEVAKAIKELPVGRLASFDQLYDGIRDVIRADKQQTMVLAQNQVGPLELRILKALFLLKWVPQFKSTARNIAILLIDEPSFDIRAHEQAIKEALINLDSQSYLQRSGELYEFLTDKEKDVEQEIKRTEVADSQVIKALHGVVFDDVLRSNKIRFEDNGNDYPFAQKIDDGLVKGKESDVAVNLVTPEHPHYSSEAVLHSRNFGGTELMAILPSEGRLLDQIRSYLKTDLYIRQNTGGDDETLNAILGVRARQNTSRRQEINLQAAALLRKATLVVNGQTLSAGEGEPATRFSKAYQELIRSAFPKLKMIHGNFSEATVAKVVKEQDDLLEGSAIQLSEAEQEVLVEVERQQKLGERLSAEDLVRKFEARPYGWGNWATLTFVARLYRLGKLELREKELLSNAQVIEALTNSRRLAGVGVRKQEQFDASAVNALKRFHQELFGVQSSGTDARSTGESFRMVMANEAQELREIATKADAYPFLAELKPWAAKAEELSKKDDAHLLNQLTSFKGDWLDGEQELLTPIKQFLKGNQKAVFDQVKAFEASYRDEFADLPEQLVKSLTTLLASTRPFAGGLVPQANNAMVELQGQLKQKLQQAQAAALLVLEEQETRLKADAAFQKLNDEQQSQVLQATTQAKADVKTAAQPGRVALRVNRYRQEEVPRQLQRIAALSMPQGVEAVAPIKVVAASNLKVNCPLSQITSGQELQQWLDALRTAAQTELDQGHRISL, encoded by the coding sequence ATGACTGCCTCCACCATCCGCGAGCTGTTTGCCAAGCCGGTTGATCGCCCGATCGACGGGGTGATCAAGGCCGACGACGAGCGCCACCTCGAGATCGAGCTCGACGAGTACGTCGTGACCCGGGAGGTCAGCAAAGGCCTGGGTGCCTTCACCGACGCCTACTTGCACAACCCCACCGCCAACGGTGTGTGGATCTCAGGGTTCTTTGGCTCGGGCAAGTCGCACCTGCTGAAGATGCTCTCGCTGATGCTCGATGGCGAGAAACGGGTAGGTGAGCAGGGCAGATTGCCGGTGGAGATCCTCCTGCCCAAGGTGGAGGATGAGATCATCCGAGCCGATCTCAAGAAAGCAGCGGCGATCCCGGCCCGCAGCCTGCTGTTCAACATCGATCAGAAGTTCGATGGCATCGGCGGCACCCACGAGGCACCGATCCTCGAGGTGTTCATGAAGGTGCTCAACGAGCTGCAGGGCTACTACGGCAACCAGGGCTATGTGGCCCAGCTGGAGCACGACCTCGACACGCGCGGCCAGTTCGAGGCCTTCAAGCAGACGTATCAGCGCCTCAATGGCCGCAGCTGGGAGCAAGACCGCGACGCCCTGGCCACGGTGACCAAGCGCAGCTTCGCGCGGGCCTATGCCGAACAGTTCGGCGGCAGCGAAGACGATGCCGTGAAGGTCATCAATGACGCCAAGGACAGCTACCGCCTCTCGATCGAGGGTTTTGCCGCCCGCGTCAAGCAGTATCTCGACAGCCAGCCAGCAGGCTTTCGGCTCAATTTCTTCGTGGATGAGGCGGGTCAGTTCATCGGCCAGGAACGCAGCCGCCTGCTGAATCTGCAGACCGTGGTGGAAAGCCTGGCCACCGCCACCGATGGGCGGGCCGCGGTGTTCATCACCTCCCAGGCCGACCTGGAGAACATCCTGGGGCAGGTGAAGTTCGAGCAAGCCGATGATCTGAGCAAGATCCAGGGCCGCTTCAAGACCAAGCTCACCCTGGCCAGCGCTGATGTGCAGGAGGTGATCCAGCGGCGCCTGCTGGCCAAAACACCCGATGAGCCTGAACAGCTGATCGAGATCTACGAACAGGAGAAGGACAACTTCACCACCCTGTTCCGCTTTGGCGATGGCTCCCTGCAGCTGAAGGGCTGGGGCGACTGCCAGAGCTTCTGCGGCCTCTATCCCTTCCATCCCTACCAGCTGAGCCTGTTCCAACAGGCGATTCAGAGCCTCGCGGCCCACAGCGTGTTCGAAGGGCGCAACATGGCGGTGGGGGAGCGCTCGATGCTCTCGGTGTTCCAGGAAGTGGCCAAGGCGATCAAGGAGCTACCCGTGGGGCGCCTGGCCAGCTTTGACCAGCTCTATGACGGTATCCGCGATGTGATCCGGGCCGACAAGCAGCAAACGATGGTGCTGGCCCAGAACCAGGTGGGTCCGCTGGAGCTGCGCATCCTCAAGGCCCTGTTCCTGCTCAAGTGGGTGCCCCAGTTCAAGAGCACGGCGCGCAACATCGCCATCCTGCTCATCGATGAACCAAGTTTCGACATCCGCGCCCATGAGCAGGCGATCAAAGAGGCCCTGATCAATCTCGATTCGCAGTCGTACCTACAGCGCAGCGGAGAGCTCTACGAATTCCTCACCGACAAGGAAAAGGATGTGGAGCAGGAGATCAAGCGCACCGAGGTGGCGGATTCTCAGGTGATCAAGGCCCTGCACGGGGTGGTGTTTGACGACGTGCTGCGCAGCAACAAGATTCGTTTTGAAGACAACGGCAACGACTACCCGTTTGCCCAGAAGATCGACGACGGGCTGGTGAAGGGCAAGGAGTCTGATGTGGCTGTGAACCTGGTGACGCCGGAGCACCCCCATTACAGCAGCGAGGCGGTGCTGCACAGCCGCAACTTCGGTGGCACCGAGCTGATGGCGATCCTGCCGTCAGAAGGCCGGCTGCTCGATCAGATCCGAAGCTACCTGAAGACCGACCTCTACATCCGCCAGAACACTGGCGGCGACGACGAGACGCTGAACGCGATCCTCGGCGTCAGGGCCCGGCAGAACACCAGCCGGCGCCAGGAGATCAACTTGCAAGCGGCCGCCCTGCTGCGCAAGGCCACCCTGGTGGTGAATGGCCAGACCCTCTCGGCGGGAGAAGGGGAACCGGCCACCCGCTTCAGCAAGGCGTATCAGGAGCTGATCCGCTCGGCCTTCCCCAAGCTCAAGATGATCCACGGCAACTTCAGTGAAGCCACCGTGGCCAAGGTGGTGAAGGAGCAGGACGACCTGCTGGAGGGCTCGGCGATTCAGCTCTCAGAAGCGGAGCAAGAGGTGCTCGTGGAGGTGGAGCGCCAGCAGAAGCTGGGCGAGCGGCTCAGTGCGGAAGATCTGGTGCGCAAGTTTGAGGCCAGGCCTTACGGGTGGGGCAACTGGGCGACGCTCACCTTTGTGGCGCGGTTGTATCGGCTCGGGAAGCTCGAGCTGCGGGAGAAGGAACTGCTGAGCAACGCCCAGGTGATCGAGGCGCTCACCAACAGCCGCCGGCTGGCTGGTGTGGGCGTGCGCAAGCAGGAGCAGTTCGATGCCAGTGCGGTGAATGCGCTCAAGCGTTTCCACCAGGAGCTGTTTGGCGTGCAGAGCAGCGGCACCGATGCTCGCAGCACCGGTGAATCGTTCAGAATGGTGATGGCGAATGAAGCACAGGAGCTGCGGGAGATCGCCACCAAGGCTGATGCCTATCCCTTCCTGGCCGAGCTGAAGCCCTGGGCCGCGAAGGCTGAGGAGCTGAGCAAGAAAGACGACGCTCATCTGCTCAACCAACTGACCAGCTTCAAGGGCGACTGGCTGGACGGCGAGCAAGAGCTGCTGACCCCGATCAAGCAATTCCTCAAGGGCAACCAGAAGGCGGTGTTTGACCAGGTGAAGGCCTTCGAGGCCAGCTACCGCGATGAATTCGCCGACTTGCCAGAACAGCTGGTGAAGAGCCTGACCACCTTGCTGGCGAGCACGAGGCCCTTTGCCGGTGGTCTCGTCCCCCAGGCCAACAACGCCATGGTGGAACTGCAAGGCCAGCTCAAGCAAAAGCTGCAACAGGCCCAGGCTGCAGCCCTACTGGTGCTCGAGGAGCAGGAAACCCGCCTGAAGGCAGATGCCGCCTTCCAGAAGCTCAACGACGAACAACAGAGCCAGGTGCTTCAGGCCACCACCCAGGCGAAAGCGGATGTGAAAACCGCCGCACAACCGGGCCGCGTGGCCCTGCGGGTGAACCGTTACCGGCAGGAGGAGGTGCCCCGGCAACTGCAGCGGATCGCGGCCTTGAGCATGCCTCAGGGAGTCGAAGCGGTGGCGCCGATCAAGGTGGTAGCGGCCTCGAACCTGAAGGTGAACTGCCCGCTCAGCCAGATCACCAGCGGCCAGGAGCTGCAGCAGTGGCTCGATGCCCTACGGACAGCAGCCCAAACCGAGCTGGATCAGGGGCATCGGATCAGCCTTTGA
- a CDS encoding ArdC family protein — protein MAASKSRSHKTFAGPTAEEKILASLIELMEAGSAPWRRPWDGSGGGHHVNLISGHRYRGANPIMLTLGMHVRGSALPFWCGFAEARKLGIFPKKGSKAVCILRPQLHSCEEASVGGEVNVRSWASYRPVAVFNASDLEGAALAGLIEARNAAEGVESKPEPERLGAAEAVLGAWPAPVSFGGDRACYLPAIDRIQLPDRASFHSPAAFCATWAHEAVHSTGHESRLKRDLGGVFGKARYAREELVAELGAVLLGDRLEIGSEIESHAAYLGHWIELLKESPRVLFQVLSEARQAADLICPEAAGQLESQGLALPT, from the coding sequence ATGGCCGCGTCCAAGTCCCGCTCACACAAAACCTTCGCTGGTCCCACGGCTGAGGAAAAGATTCTCGCCTCGTTGATCGAGTTGATGGAGGCCGGTTCAGCTCCCTGGCGCCGGCCATGGGATGGCAGCGGCGGCGGCCACCACGTCAACTTGATCTCGGGTCATCGCTACCGCGGCGCCAATCCGATCATGCTCACACTTGGGATGCACGTTCGGGGATCGGCCCTGCCGTTCTGGTGCGGCTTTGCCGAGGCCAGGAAGCTGGGGATCTTCCCCAAGAAGGGCAGCAAGGCGGTCTGCATCCTGCGGCCCCAGCTACACAGCTGCGAGGAGGCAAGCGTTGGCGGTGAAGTCAACGTGCGTAGCTGGGCCAGCTACCGGCCGGTGGCGGTCTTCAATGCATCTGATCTTGAGGGAGCAGCACTGGCTGGCCTGATCGAAGCCCGCAATGCAGCGGAAGGCGTGGAGTCCAAGCCGGAGCCCGAGCGCCTGGGGGCCGCCGAGGCCGTGCTGGGTGCCTGGCCGGCGCCGGTCAGCTTCGGGGGTGATCGAGCCTGCTATCTGCCGGCGATCGATCGGATCCAACTCCCTGATCGCGCCAGCTTCCACTCACCAGCGGCGTTCTGCGCCACCTGGGCCCATGAAGCCGTCCACTCCACCGGCCATGAGTCGCGCCTGAAGCGGGATCTCGGCGGTGTCTTCGGGAAGGCGCGTTATGCCCGCGAGGAACTTGTTGCTGAGTTGGGGGCGGTGCTGCTGGGTGATCGGTTGGAGATCGGCAGCGAGATCGAGAGTCATGCCGCCTATCTCGGCCACTGGATCGAGCTGCTCAAGGAATCGCCCAGGGTGCTGTTTCAGGTGCTCAGCGAGGCGCGGCAGGCGGCGGATCTGATTTGTCCTGAGGCGGCTGGGCAGCTGGAGTCCCAGGGCCTGGCCCTGCCCACTTGA
- a CDS encoding BrxA family protein — MAEAAVGSMRYCLSFTAASLRPELAAVIAKVHLQEGDWRKTKAAVLESNALQARSASTAKRLESELRQRLQTLTPAQMELLARGTSEERRAMAWLAVLKRIQLACDLVQEVLAKKLVGMDPVLRRSEMVAFYDLQERHHPELAKVAPSSQQKIRSTLLHMLREAGLLAGKSGKGGTLGMVQSSSLTAQAQQLVTEDDPALLGGFLLSPPSLRAIQPTAAKPASRKPASRTKRTA, encoded by the coding sequence TTGGCGGAAGCTGCAGTCGGATCCATGCGCTACTGCCTGAGCTTCACCGCCGCCAGCCTGAGGCCCGAACTGGCGGCCGTGATCGCCAAAGTGCACCTGCAAGAGGGGGATTGGCGCAAGACCAAGGCGGCCGTCTTGGAGAGCAACGCCCTCCAAGCCCGATCCGCCAGCACCGCAAAAAGGCTGGAGTCGGAATTGCGGCAGCGCTTGCAGACCCTCACGCCTGCCCAAATGGAACTGCTGGCCAGGGGGACGAGCGAGGAGCGCAGGGCGATGGCCTGGCTGGCGGTGCTCAAGCGGATCCAGCTGGCCTGCGATCTAGTGCAGGAGGTGCTGGCCAAGAAGCTGGTCGGGATGGATCCGGTGTTACGCCGCTCCGAAATGGTCGCGTTCTATGACCTGCAGGAACGCCACCACCCGGAGCTGGCCAAGGTGGCCCCGTCCTCGCAGCAGAAGATCCGCTCCACCCTGTTGCACATGCTCCGCGAAGCGGGGCTACTCGCCGGTAAGTCCGGAAAAGGAGGAACACTTGGAATGGTGCAGAGCTCCTCGCTCACAGCTCAGGCCCAGCAGCTGGTGACGGAAGACGATCCAGCTCTGTTAGGCGGCTTCCTACTCAGCCCACCGAGCCTGCGAGCGATTCAACCCACCGCGGCGAAGCCAGCAAGCCGTAAGCCAGCAAGCCGCACCAAGAGGACGGCATGA